DNA sequence from the Myxococcus guangdongensis genome:
CAAGGCGCGTGACGAATACAAGAAGTGGCGTCAGGCCATCTCGGTGCTGGTGGAGGAGAAGGGCATCCGGGAGAAGGTGCTGAGCACTGCGTCGGACTGGTGGTTCCTCCGACCGGGACAACTGCCGAAGAGCATCACCCTCGCGGCGGACAAGCGCGTCATGGAGACCCTCCAGGACATGACCGAGCAGCCCGCGGGCCAGTGGCGTCCCTTGGGAGGCGGCGTGGAAATCAAGGCGGGGAAGGAGCCGGCGCGCCCGTGGAAGCTGCTGGCCGGCAAGTACGCCTTCGACCAGGGCAATCGCTTCTTCTTCGAGCTACAGCTCGTCCCGGGCGAAGGGCCACAGCCCGCGGAGTACGGCTGGAGCACGGGGCCCCTGAGCATCGGCCCATTGAGCGGGGACTGTCTCTGACGCTCGGCCCTCGCGCCAGGAACGGAGCGGCGTCGCCGGAGCGCCTTCATGCAGATCAGCGTTGAGCAGGTCCGGGATGCTGGACATGAACCCCGGCCCCTTCCCCGCCGGAAGGACACTCACCACGAGCGCCGGATGACGCCCGGGAGTCTGCTCGGGCCGCGGGTGCGCCTGCGTGACAACGGGCAGGAAGTCCGCCGCGTGGAAGACATACGAGAGCCGCTTTGTCTGGGGCACCGGCGTGAAGCCGCCCTGCAGGACGGTGCGCTGCCCCTCCAGCGTGGTGAAGGGAGGCGGGATGAAGACCTCCGTCAGGGAGCGCGAGTCCCCCGTCGCGGAGGTCGTCAGGTGGGTCACCATCGCCGTGTCACCCCGGGCCGCGGCCACCAGCTTGTTCAGGGACGACCAGGCGAGGTTGAACGAAGACTGCGCGAGCTGCGTGTCGCCGCCCGTCGGCTCCCCTCCGTCGAAG
Encoded proteins:
- a CDS encoding tetratricopeptide repeat protein, whose amino-acid sequence is MPTSLSKPTRGSLLLMLCLGLTQPALAKAPEANAQGFAAYGKGDYKKAHALFEKALKQDPSNVYARLNRARTTTLLNQGKEDADDFDYCAFERNWIYLALADLSKAVEHDAKAILPKIDEDTQGLKALKARDEYKKWRQAISVLVEEKGIREKVLSTASDWWFLRPGQLPKSITLAADKRVMETLQDMTEQPAGQWRPLGGGVEIKAGKEPARPWKLLAGKYAFDQGNRFFFELQLVPGEGPQPAEYGWSTGPLSIGPLSGDCL